From Antennarius striatus isolate MH-2024 chromosome 9, ASM4005453v1, whole genome shotgun sequence, one genomic window encodes:
- the LOC137602011 gene encoding uncharacterized protein: MQSQGSTSTQPSFDSLSSSDSLLFSDSEQAEDDTDVFLTDSSSSVIIRGMGRAAASGDRGFESPGSQWTCDSFTDKEEEEESYRSKSSRKAALISLDEMDPTSHAPKSEGDLLFAQKCAELQGFVTPMLELLNGLKRGRFDRGLSSFQQSVAMDRIQRIVGVLQRPNSGEKYLNTLLQVEGMLKLWFPHISAQSVSAASSVAASPAHSLQDTSSCTPPHKHRDQLHIPVKKRRLSWTGTDSPTPSPVFPKCPRINTEEKRVKQDCDERDCPSLPLVGSDANRNSPNKAGNIQINEDVKGKDSEELIKLSKYKAGQRAEPSLTWVHVAPILSPGKACRSHEGTVKTGNPENQPNSPIPPPGRQDSPATQDSSISSTTPYKQPKTLKKPNWCQSQLIPEQQSGGETVEACQDQNQSHATLQPLPRVCPTPLET; this comes from the exons ATGCAGTCTCAGGGCAGCACTTCAACTCAGCCCTCCTTCGACTCTCTTAGCTCCAGCGATAGCCTGTTGTTCAGTGACTCCGAACAGGCTGAGGACGACACGGATGTCTTCCTAACGGACAGCTCTTCCTCTGTCATCATCAGAGGCATGGGCAGGGCTGCGGCCTCCGGAGACAGAGGATTCGAGAGTCCCGGGTCCCAGTGGACATGTGACAGCTTCACTgataaagaagaagaggaggagtcctACAGGTCAAAGAGCAGCAGAAAAGCAGCCCTCATCAGCTTAGATGAGATGGATCCAACAAGCCATGCCCCAAAATCAGAGGGAGACCTGCTGTTTGCTCAAAAG TGTGCTGAGCTACAGGGTTTTGTGACGCCAatgctggagctgctgaatGGACTGAAGAGGGGCCGATTCGATCGTG GTCTGAGTAGTTTCCAGCAGAGCGTCGCTATGGATCGAATTCAGAGGATCGTGGGGGTTTTACAGAGGCCTAACAGTGG GGAGAAGTACCTGAACACTTTGCTCCAGGTGGAGGGGATGCTGAAGCTTTGGTTTCCACACATCTCCGCTCAGTCCGTCTCTGCAGCTTCCAGCGTTGCTGCATCCCCTGCTCATTCTCTCCAGGACACTTCAAGTTGCACCCCACCGCACAAGCACAGGGACCAGTTACATATTCCTGTCAAG AAGCGCAGACTTAGCTGGACAGGAACAGACTCTCCCACACCTTCCCCTGTGTTTCCCAAGTGCCCTCGCATCAACACAGAGGAAAAGAGGGTAAAGCAAGATTGTGACGAAAGGGATTGCCCTTCTCTTCCGTTAGTGGGATCTGATGCAAACCGAAACTCACCAAATAAAGCTGGTAATATCCAGATAAATGAGGACGTCAAGGGAAAGGATAGTGAGGAACTGATAAAGCTGTCAAAATACAAAGCAGGTCAGCGAGCTGAGCCCAGCCTGACGTGGGTTCACGTCGCACCCATCCTGTCCCCAGGAAAAGCCTGTCGTTCACACGAGGGCACCGTAAAGACGGGTAATCCTGAAAATCAACCCAACTCTCCCATCCCCCCTCCTGGAAGGCAGGATAGTCCAGCCACACAAGACAGTTCTATATCTTCTACCACACCCTATAAGCAACCTAAAACTCTGAAGAAGCCGAACTGGTGCCAAAGTCAGCTTATTCCTGAACAACAGAGTGGAGGTGAGACCGTTGAGGCGTGTCAGGATCAAAATCAATCTCATGCCACACTCCAGCCTTTGCCCAGGGTGTGCCCCACCCCCTTAGAGACCTGA